The Chryseolinea soli nucleotide sequence ATCTACGGAATAACCCAATGAGATCTGTTTCGATGTCGTTCTTCCTTCTGCATCCGTGACGGTGACCCCATACTCCCCGGTGGGTTTATTTTTTATGTTGCTATCCGTTGATCCGGTATTCCAGCTATACGTATAAGGAGCTGTTCCGCCGGCTGGGGTTATCTCAATGTCCCCTCCTGTTGCTAGACTTTTAACCGGCTTTACAGACTTTGCCAGCTTAATTCTTGGTTCGAAAGAAGCGAACACCTTGGGGACTGCAGTGCCAGGGCTATACACCGAAACGTCGACCATAAAACTGGGGTCCGTTGTTGCGTAGTTAACCGAACGAAGCAAATACCCGTTGTGAAAATAGTTGATCGTAGTGCCCGTTTTTACGATCCGGAATATATCGCCCACTGCAGCGCGTCCAAACGTCCCCTGCGATGCTCCCGATTCATAAATATAAATGTCGTTGTTGGTGTAAATAAACAGACTATGTTCGATGCTCGTGTAGTTGCCATCCAAGTCGCGGCGCGACAGGCCGATCTGGTAGTAGGCAGCATTTGTCCACGTAAATTCTATCCAGCCATCGGTGTTGGCCGGCAAAATGTTTGACGAAACAGCACCAACATCCCACGCATTTGTAGCAGCAGTTTTGGTCAGGCTATTGTCAGACCCTACAGACAAACCATTGGTCGCGTCGATCCACGAAGACCTATAGCCAATGAAAATGCTCTTGCTTGCCGTACGCCCTTGTGCATCGGTAACCGTTATCTTATAGGTGCCCATGGGCTTTCCACTGATCGTATTTGTTGTCTCACCACTGTCCCACGAATACGTATACGGCGCAGTGCCCTGGCTAACGGATACTGAAATGGCCCCATTTACGCCCCCGTAAACCACAGGTGTTACCGAAGAGGAGATATTCAGAGCAGCATCAAAACTTGCCTGCAAAACGGGCATGGTTAAACTGTATACCGAAACGTCGACAAAAAATGTACTATTGTACGTGTTCGGCATCACGGTGCCCGTGCCTAGCTCTGTAAGATTTCGAAAATAGTGAATCGTATTCGAGGTCCTCACGACCTTGAAGACATCGCCGGCCGCAGCCGTCCCATAGCTGCCTTTTGAGGTGCCTGACTCATATACTGTGATCACGCCATTATTCAATGCAATGCCATACTCAACGGATGTGTAGTTGGCATCTTTGTCGTACCGAGAAAGCCCCACCATATAGGCACCTGTGGAAGTAGCATAGGTAAATTGCACTTGACCGTCGATGCCAGCAAGTAAAAGGTTTGTGGAGTTTGCACCGCTGGTCCAACCATTGGTGCCTGTCTTCGTAAGGCTTTTGTCAGCGTTTACTGTCGCTCCTACCACATTGATCCATTGGATCGGATATAGCGTTTGCGCGCAGAGCGTTTCCGGCAGTGCGATGGATAGGCAAGTCAGGAAAATATAGAAAGTTCTTTTCATCGCTGTAACGGTTAATAGTATTGTTTTAAGATCTCAACAATCGCTTCCGGGGGAAGCACCAAGATCAGTTTATCCTTATTGTCGTAGATGTAGTAGGTGCTGGCGTACAGCTTGGTAGTACCACTGGTGCCGTATTGAACCCGTTTGCAAATCATGCGGCCTTTCTTATCCGTGAACGTGACGATCTCGTTCTCATTTTCGTCGTAGGTCACATCGCCGACAAGCTCATTAGGATCGTAAAAATTTATAGAGGCGCTAGTGCCAACACTGAGACTGTTGGATGCCACATCGTAGGTGAAGAATAACACCTCATCGGCCTTATTAGTCGGGTAGCGTTTTTTTATAGTTTTATCGGTGAGACTATTGATGTCGTTGTTGGGTTGCCATGTAACTCCCGGGGCACCTTGCTTCCATACGCGGTTCAAAGGACTCGGTTCAAAAATGGTTTTGGCAAATGGGGCAACGTCGGTCGCAATGGATGAGCCCGGTTGATTGTAGAACGTATATTGATTTGACGTTACATAGTTTCCGTTGCTTCCGAGGGGGTTCTCCCTGAACCAGCCCGTGCCGCTACCATCGGCATAGGGTAAGTATTTTACAGCCTGTCTACCAAACTCGTCGTATTCGATAGGTTGAATGATATCGGCATGCGATGGCGATGCCTGCCAGGAAACCTCCTGGGTGCTCCATCCCAACCCATTGAAATAACTCGTCTGTCGTTGAACATCTTCTGCCGGCAATGTATTTATGTCGCCTTCAACGGTCACATTTTTCCGCAGCACCGTTGTAGAGACTATATAATTAAGATTCTGACAGGTAATGGTCTTGTCCACGTTAACGGTGACGACTCTCGAGGTGGTGCTCCATCCGCAGGTGGGGCTGTAGGCGCGCAAGTAGTATTGCCCGGACTGTGGAGCCTCAACATCCAAGGTGGAGCTCATGGCCATGCTGGTCCCCTGGTCGGTCTGTTGCCAATACCATTGCACATTGGCCGGAGGAAGTCCACTGTGAATAATTTTGTTCCCACAAGTGTTGAGGGAAATTTGTGGCTGCACAGGCACATTAGGGGGAGAGATTTGAACCGTGACAACAGCATTTTTTGAAAGGGAACAATTTCCGTTCGTGGTGGTTGCCGTGTAGGTGGTGGTTGCTGTGGGGTTAACGGTCTGGCTTGCCCCCGACAATCCGTCGACGCCGCTACCACTCCACGTAATGGTTGTTCCTCCACTGGAGGCCGTCAGCACCACTTGTTGTCCCGGGCAGACCAGCGTGGGAGACGCTGACAGACTAAGTGCGATAGGTGTGGCTGTAACGGAAAGGCTACCATCAAAGGTATAGGGTTCCCACACGCACGGATCGGGGGATTGGCACACGCGGACCAGGGTTTCCAAATGACCCGTTAGCGTTCCGCTGGTGGCGTTCCAAATAACAGAAACGTCATCGTCATTGGAGGAGACGATGGTTCCGCCCTGGATGGACCACACCACATCCCCGCTTTCGGATGCGTGATATTGATACGTTTGCCCTATGCATGTTGCCGTCCCTGCGGTGGTTCGCGTGATGGTCATCGGATCGGCCCACCCGGTCAATGTCCCGAATAGGATGCCGAAGCCAATCGTTGTTATAGAAAGAATGTGTCGCATACGCTACTCTTTAGAATTGACAGGGAGGATTTGAAGACTGTTTTAGAACGGGCGAGCTGGTGCCATCCGAGAAGGAATATTGATATTCTGTGATGCACTTGCCATTCAACTCATAAACAT carries:
- a CDS encoding DUF6443 domain-containing protein; the protein is MRHILSITTIGFGILFGTLTGWADPMTITRTTAGTATCIGQTYQYHASESGDVVWSIQGGTIVSSNDDDVSVIWNATSGTLTGHLETLVRVCQSPDPCVWEPYTFDGSLSVTATPIALSLSASPTLVCPGQQVVLTASSGGTTITWSGSGVDGLSGASQTVNPTATTTYTATTTNGNCSLSKNAVVTVQISPPNVPVQPQISLNTCGNKIIHSGLPPANVQWYWQQTDQGTSMAMSSTLDVEAPQSGQYYLRAYSPTCGWSTTSRVVTVNVDKTITCQNLNYIVSTTVLRKNVTVEGDINTLPAEDVQRQTSYFNGLGWSTQEVSWQASPSHADIIQPIEYDEFGRQAVKYLPYADGSGTGWFRENPLGSNGNYVTSNQYTFYNQPGSSIATDVAPFAKTIFEPSPLNRVWKQGAPGVTWQPNNDINSLTDKTIKKRYPTNKADEVLFFTYDVASNSLSVGTSASINFYDPNELVGDVTYDENENEIVTFTDKKGRMICKRVQYGTSGTTKLYASTYYIYDNKDKLILVLPPEAIVEILKQYY